TTTTGTTTTTGGCCAAACGCCTTAGACCTTATTACAGTTCTGCAATTCTGAACCTAACTGAACCTGGGCTAATGCTGGGAGGGGAAATTatctgcaaaagaaagcaagcaagcaaatgCACCTGTAGCTCATTTTACACACAAAGCATTTTGCCTGGATATTCACAATGCAAGGTTGTTTATGGCACTGAGGTCCTATCCTTGCTGAAACAGTATCCATCAAATCCCTTGGCTCCTTTTTGCAAGCTAACATTTTCTATACAGCTTCCAATAGACTTGCCAGCAGAAATGCTTATGCCATACATGAAGCACAGGTGGCTTCTAACATGCCAAACATTCAAAGCAGCATGTACAACAGCCTAGGTAATTCTGCAACAAAATTCCTATAAACCATACCTGCTGTTTGAAGTATCGTCTGTCTTCCTCATCCACAAGCACTAGATTTAAGAAGTACCTCACGGAAAATTTTTTGTTCACATCCCTCATTGTTGGAGTTGGGTCATAGCCTGCTAAGAACAGTCTTATAGGAATTGATTCAccttaagaaaagaaagttttgatTAGTTCCTTAAAACTGAATGGCATTAATGTAGGTTCAGAAGACATGCAAAATAAAGGCAATTTCCCAAGCAGTGTCTGCGTCCTTTCCTtggttaaaggaaaaaaaaacaacaaaaatacaccaaacaaaacaccaccaccacaaaacatCACCAACATAACACTGAGCTCACAGGCAAGTGTGATATCAAGAGTGGGAACACTTCCTCAGTGGAAGCATGGTAGCCAGGCAAGACAAAAGGATCTTGAAATCTCTAGAGCTAGTCTACGCCATGGAGTCAGGTTTGAGGCAAAGAGATAAAAGCATTGGTTGTAACATTTCCAGTGGTAAATAAGGGTAAGGTTTACCAAGTGAAATTCCCCAAGTCAATAAAAATGCCTGCTTCAAATAGGAAAATCCACTATCATTTCAGCCACCTAAGGCTAAGTGGTTTCGCCAAGAAAAATTTATACATGTAATCTCTTCTCctccagactttttttttaatacaattttaacTCAAAGTGCTTACCCTTTAAAACAAGCACAGTTATTTACCTTTAACTGGTGCACCATCCATGATTTCATACTTTGCAATGGTTTCAGTCTCTGTTGTGGTACTGGGTCCTGGTGAAACAAGTTTTCACTGTGAGAACACACACTgcaattttaaacatttacaaaGCTTTATCATAGCAATTTCTACTCGGCAGAATTTAAATTACGCAACACTGAAATTTCTGCCTTTGTCTTGCATACGAGTTACACACAGCTAAAGCAAGACAAACCCTCTCTGAGGCAGAGCATCTATTTCTTAGTCTCTCCTTCCCATGCCAACACAGACGAGTCAGCAGTGCTTCAAAGGAGCCCTGGGTATGCAGGCTTTAAATAAGGGACAAGCATGGCAGGGTAGGACTTGTGAAACCCTTCTATTTGGTGGGCTGTGCCAGCAATTCACACTGCTATGCCATGATCAGACTAGAAACCTAAAGGGTTATCACCCAGCCCAAGGGTCACCTTTCTCCGGGGCCTAGGATGAAGAAACCAGAGTCCCTAATTTAGCCACAAAAGCCAATAATAAAGCAGAGCTTTCTGCCATTCCTCTATTGCTACGGCAGCTTTCTCATTACCCACACAAGCAACTCACTAGGGGCCCAGCCACTGGGGAATGAAGTCACGAGCCACACACAGCCTCTTACTGCCTTCCTAGTTCCAGGCTGTTTCTGCTTCAAAGCCTCTTGATATTTCCATCCTATCAGTTTGAGGCTGACCGAAAACGCCACATTTCTAGAACACGAGACATTCATGCTAACCTTTACCAAGCTCATTTTACCAGCTAATCTCTGCTGAGACAAGAGGATCTTCAGGATGCATTTTACACCTTTTCCTTTGTTCATTATCAAGGCTGATTAAGCTGCTGCATATTTATGCCCAAGTTCCATTTACAAGGGTTTGCATTTATGAAGCTAGCCTAACAGTTACAATCCCAGAACAATGCTACAGACCAACAATGTTGCTAAGTATGATTACCAAAGCATGAAATTTAAACAGCCGTCAAACACCACTGAGAAAGAAGCACATGGAACACTAGTTTAGCCAAAGCTGCACTCTCTGGGTTTGCAAAAGGCTCAACCAGCACACAAGCTGCCATTTCTCTTGGACTTTGCTTCTCTTACCAATTCCAGTAATCTCCTTTTTGATCAGCTGCAACTCCATatgctgaatttttattctcactaagaggaaataaatttttcCAACAATCACATCCTTTAAGTGATACCTTTAAAGGAACAGAACAGgtgttttcattaaagaaacacAGCTTTTACACCTTCCTGAGTACAAATTATACAGGCAGTTACCTTATCTGCCTGTTGACTACTTGGAGGTTACTTCCCCACTAAGCTAAGCACATCAGCCAGACCCGTACAATTAGCACCCTTCCATCATCACAGTATTAGTAAAGGAAGTACTATAGTTATAATAAAAAAGCTTAAATGCAGAAATCAAGCCTTAGATATTTGCTAGTGCCCTTCCTATTAGTACTAAAGGCAGAATAGATAAGTATTCCTCAAAAAAGGCCACCCACTGTATAATTAGTAACCAAACAGCCCAACACAGTACTCATTGAACATGTTGCTTTACATTTTAAGACTCCAGATGCCAAGGTTGTTCATCAAATATTATGTACTCTGCCCTTTTTCCTGATATATTTACCAGAATATGGTTTATTCTAAGTGACACTTACTTTGACTTATTGTATTCAAACTCTATATGAAGACAGTCTTCAATGCCTACTTCCATTTTAATGGAGTTGTTTACATCTGGGTACGTAGCAAGCTGGTGAACAATCAGATCATATTCTTTCACCAAGTCTGACAGCCGTCTCACTATTGTCACTTTCAGAAAATACCTAGGAAGGAAGCCACCAAGTTAGCCCTAATTATTCAGAATAGCCTAAGTAAAAGCCCTTATGTTCTGAAGTACAGGTATTCTTTGAAAGACAAGAGTACATTCTCATAAGATTAAGCAGAAAAGAGTAAGACACCAAAATACAAGACAAAACACACAGATAGAAGTGTGGGGgcattttgtttggttgtggtttgttttggggttttcttttttaaaggagagaCATGGACTATCTTCCCTTGATTGAACTAAAAGAATTTTAGCTACACAAACAACACTGAGCAATTCCAAACAAAGTAGAAAATCCCGATCTCTAAATAATACAATCTCAACAACTCAAATCAAGGCACACTAGCTACCAGCTGTTACACATCTGATTTGAATTCCAAAAGGAGGAAGAtgggggagcaggcagcaaaaTTGctaaattatgtattttctgcaggggaggagaaggcttcACAGTTACAAACCTCAGTCTGACGTTGGCACCAATGTAGGATTCATATGGCTTTTCAACCTGCATGAATTCAAAGTCATAGCTTCTGCTTTGGGTCAGTTCTCCAGGTAAGGCCAGTTCTTTCACCAAGTTTACGAATTCATGGGTGTTGCTTTTGTCATTGAAGAGTTCTAAAGTTgaagttaaaggaaaacatatttcagtgtttatttttagcaaacaAAACTACCTCTAATTCAGCAGGAGCAGGTGGGAGAGGACAACAGAAgcaaataatttgatttaagTTACATCTATTTGACCAATTGTTTTATCCAGTCTGTCAAAGTTATCTTCAGTTTCAGTAACATAGAAAGCACTCCTAAAGAGCTAACTGCAACAAACAGAACACATATTTGAAGCTTCACTAGTacagcatctttttttaatgacagtttaGTTAGCCTTAATAAGTACTTCTTGCCTTGCATTTTCCGTAATTACCATTGCCTGATTTTGGCTTCCAGCATTTATTGC
The Falco naumanni isolate bFalNau1 chromosome 9, bFalNau1.pat, whole genome shotgun sequence DNA segment above includes these coding regions:
- the VPS26A gene encoding vacuolar protein sorting-associated protein 26A; the encoded protein is MSFLGGLFVPVCEIDVILNDAETRKPAEIKTEDGKVEKHFLFYDGESVSGKVNISFKHGKRLEHQGIRIEFVGQIELFNDKSNTHEFVNLVKELALPGELTQSRSYDFEFMQVEKPYESYIGANVRLRYFLKVTIVRRLSDLVKEYDLIVHQLATYPDVNNSIKMEVGIEDCLHIEFEYNKSKYHLKDVIVGKIYFLLVRIKIQHMELQLIKKEITGIGPSTTTETETIAKYEIMDGAPVKGESIPIRLFLAGYDPTPTMRDVNKKFSVRYFLNLVLVDEEDRRYFKQQEIILWRKAPEKLRKQRTNFHQRFESPESQASAEQPEM